A genomic window from Henningerozyma blattae CBS 6284 chromosome 3, complete genome includes:
- the ORC3 gene encoding origin recognition complex subunit 3 (similar to Saccharomyces cerevisiae ORC3 (YLL004W); ancestral locus Anc_5.213), protein MNVTQFSDAQKDHYIIIPEVLLDDEDLDKIPFEKLLNGKESDEAMMKRWELYDQLHSSFHAEVEKIVENIEHDLKDEISNVLFNDQSLRKPRACFKSLFLLGSDSSTKIETPKSTTKVFNILIELTPKECPNVRMVLRRSMFELYSTIDKQLKNETFIDNEEFTKKNKRTDSSHDNDEQLIRLDTSYDLTLLEHFKKLFGRNLNLVINFKEMDSINPIVVDNFIILLKNALKHEHIEISLVFNINTNLSNVEKNFKHSTMRLLKKNYHILDVSSNKGFKYENRIFQSFLDTVDGKLNLSDRFVEFILKKIANTSNHSLQLLTKILDYGLMAYFFQNPFSIFIDPVNIEILNDDYLEILTRCPTFMFFIEGLIKQHAPHDEIMGLLTNADNTLEGFFTEFLVRENPTNRHAKLVSTFLENDLKIKNYNFIELYYELLKDKLDKYLSKWPECEKNKDLNFEPVDTMFQELFTLDNNNNLLSQALFPTYKNNIEDNLLRWEGVLPRETDIDTNTVEAIKNFGYKVPPILGHLFKLYREANYQFNLYDLFIVFKDTLPKEEILKFLHDENQLNSNKKLKELVINNDDNVLYEKVTLVLFLQAVSEFEHMGIIKPVGIKNNSDQYEKVIWRGI, encoded by the coding sequence ATGAATGTTACTCAATTTTCTGATGCCCAAAAAGATCACTATATTATAATACCTGAAGTTCTACTAGATGATGAGGATCTAGACAAAATcccatttgaaaaattattaaatggcAAGGAATCTGATGAAGCTATGATGAAAAGATGGGAACTTTATGATCAACTGCATTCATCATTCCATGCAgaagttgaaaaaattgttgaaaatattgaacaTGActtaaaagatgaaatatcaaacgtattatttaatgatcAAAGCTTGAGAAAACCTCGAGCTTGctttaaatctttatttctattagGATCTGATAGTTCAACAAAGATAGAAACACCAAAATCAACAACAAAGGTgttcaatatattgattGAATTAACACCTAAAGAGTGTCCCAATGTTAGAATGGTACTAAGAAGATCAATGTTTGAATTATATTCTACAATTgataaacaattaaaaaatgaaactTTTATAGATAACGAAGAATTTactaagaaaaataaaagaacaGATTCTTCacatgataatgatgaacaATTAATTAGGTTAGACACTTCTTATGACTTAACATTATTGgaacattttaaaaaattattcgGAAGAAACTTAAATCtggtaataaattttaaagaaatggATTCAATCAATCCAATAGTCGTTgacaattttattatactttTAAAGAATGCATTAAAACATGAACATATTGAAATTAGTTTGGtgtttaatattaatacaaacCTTTCAAATGTtgagaaaaattttaagcATTCAACAATGagattattgaaaaaaaattatcatatCTTAGATGTTTCAAGTAATAAAGGGtttaaatatgaaaatcGTATTTTCCAAAGTTTCCTAGATACAGTGGACggtaaattaaatttatctgATAGATTTGTTGAGttcattttgaaaaaaatagctAACACATCCAATCATAgtttacaattattaacaaaaattttagattATGGCTTAATGGCATATTTTTTCCAGAAcccattttctattttcattGATCCagttaatattgaaatattgaaCGATGATTATCTAGAAATATTAACTAGATGCCCTActtttatgttttttatCGAAGGCTTGATAAAACAACATGCTCCACATGATGAAATAATGGGATTGTTAACTAATGCTGATAATACTTTGGAAGGATTTTTCACTGAATTCTTGGTTCGTGAAAATCCAACTAATCGACATGCAAAATTAGTGTCCACTTTCTTAGAGAATGatttgaagataaaaaattataattttatcgAGCTAtattatgaattattaaaggaTAAGTtggataaatatttaagcAAATGGCCAGAGTGcgaaaaaaataaggatTTAAACTTTGAACCTGTAGATACTATGtttcaagaattatttaccttggataataacaataaccTACTTTCTCAAGCTTTATTCCCCacatataaaaataatattgaagacAACCTATTACGATGGGAGGGAGTATTACCGAGAGAAACAGATATAGATACCAATACAGTTGAAGCTATCAAAAATTTTGGTTATAAAGTACCTCCAATATTAGGccatttatttaaattatatcgTGAAgcaaattatcaatttaatttatatgatttatttatcgTATTTAAAGATACTTTACCAAAGGaggaaattttaaaatttcttcatGATGAAAACCAATTGAATTCgaacaaaaaattgaaagaactagttataaataatgatgacaACGTTCTATATGAAAAGGTAACgttagttttatttttacaagCAGTTTCTGAATTTGAGCATATGGGTATTATAAAGCCAGTAGGcatcaaaaataattctgatCAATATGAAAAAGTTATTTGGAGAGGCATATAA
- the TBLA0C06210 gene encoding uncharacterized protein (similar to Saccharomyces cerevisiae YLR001C; ancestral locus Anc_5.219), producing the protein MRGPLILQFIISLLAICQVIVGNEDFPFKYVIDILSENVEFSTFLRLIQRNGYVDYLNSLTNFTLLAPINSGFIESKGQFDLKRYIIFDQVIKSDEFEDGIKMEYLKDKMPYPIVFDYDSEKKIMMINGDEENVILEKDLVPNFQNSVIHGISREINKPMRLVEILKSLDINNEIMIAILMKRLEQQHMSETNGRTLLIPVDEVFSRQFNEIELNYLIDKYTRLDKNQRWQRDISKLIGSITIGDVIGGRDFEGKVKNLNNDELKLENQGNGTVMIVDGHDSVSKYSNLLFDTGLIHFFNEYEGFDITFDAEKYLHGLNSSRFVEELYFRGVESIVQDPELEQTIFISYQNNGYSKASLMYHFLGQRLETLREGIFESKHCGKRETECQRLKITKSKDNNDNEYRINDQFVVRDKGYHIGKSSIYLMTNDLQLPSEFVSSINPLYGCSKSIYLLNELNLLNFPSNDRGYTIFLPCFDSWKGYELNLEYLQTHQAKLAQVMKSMIFEDLMYSDTQGQLTSTDLNGAQVNVNATRQNDKVHFQIDTFHKNISIETYDDILFNQGVIHPVRQLVLPHATNTTIYDLFDAAGTPEMIEFLEKFSHSLLPELHNGAILVPTATSLLFEGIDINSTSLEEFLKMHVIVENATQNLLSCIPGTPLTTLKSGVQLECRRRNSEFCFIGISGHETWTSGHEVRILRRGHAQGTWVFLVDRPLSLRWLHVPQSRWPLQFLWSSPVMMWITGLGVAAACAGAVTWCVLPMSKRHVDTPRHVHGEQQPLLTSGPGQIQNPDLISSSEIGYAVSPGQGLAANSHGAITSADVSESC; encoded by the coding sequence ATGAGAGGGCCGTTGATAttacaatttattatatcattattagcAATTTGTCAAGTAATTGTTGGTAATGAAGATTTTCCATTCAAATATGTTATAGACATTTTATCAGAGAATGTTGAATTTTCCACATTTTTAAGATTAATTCAAAGAAATGGGTATGtggattatttgaattctcTAACTAATTTTACATTATTAGCGCCAATAAATTCCGGGTTTATTGAATCCAAGGGCcaatttgatttaaaacGATACATTATATTTGATCAAGTTATCAAGAgtgatgaatttgaagacGGAATCAAGatggaatatttaaaggATAAAATGCCCTATCCAATTGTATTTGATTATGACTCggagaagaaaataatgatgattaATGGAGATGAGGAAAATGTTATCTTGGAGAAAGATTTAGTTCCTAATTTCCAAAATTCAGTGATCCATGGGATTTCAagagaaattaataaaccGATGAGATTGGTGGAGATATTAAAGAGTCtggatattaataatgaaataatgattgcaattttaatgaaaagacTTGAACAACAACATATGAGTGAAACGAATGGCAGGACATTGCTCATACCCGTGGATGAAGTGTTTTCCCGACAATTCAATGAgattgaattgaattatttaatagataAGTATACTCGACTGGACAAAAATCAGAGATGGCAAAGggatatttcaaaattgatTGGTAGCATTACCATTGGAGATGTTATTGGTGGTCGAGATTTCGAAGGTAAAgtgaagaatttgaataatgatgaattgaaGTTGGAGAATCAGGGGAATGGGACTGTAATGATTGTTGATGGGCATGACTCAGTGAGCAAATATAGCAACTTGTTGTTTGATACTGGTCTGATccattttttcaatgaatACGAAGGGTTTGATATAACATTTGATGCTGAAAAGTACCTGCATGGATTGAATAGTAGTAGATTTGTAGAAGAGCTGTATTTCCGTGGAGTGGAATCCATTGTACAAGATCCTGAATTGGAACAAACCATCTTCATCTCGTATCAAAACAATGGGTATTCCAAAGCTAGTTTAATGTATCATTTCCTTGGTCAAAGGTTGGAAACGTTACGGGAGGGGATTTTTGAGAGTAAACATTGTGGGAAACGAGAGACCGAATGCCAAAGGTTAAAAATTACCAAAAGCAAGgacaataatgataatgaataCCGTATTAATGATCAATTCGTGGTACGGGACAAAGGGTACCACATTGGCAAGAGCAGTATTTACCTGATGACAAATGATTTACAATTACCTTCGGAGTTTGTCTCTTCAATCAATCCATTATATGGTTGTTCTAAGTCCATCTATCTCTTGAACGAGTTGAACCTATTGAATTTCCCCTCCAATGACAGAGGGTATACCATATTTTTACCATGTTTTGATTCATGGAAAGGTTACGAATtgaatttggaatatttacAAACCCACCAGGCAAAATTGGCACAAGTAATGAAAAGTATGATATTCGAAGATTTAATGTATAGTGATACTCAAGGTCAATTGACAAGTACCGATTTGAATGGTGCCCAAGTCAATGTTAACGCAACAAGACAAAACGACAAAGTACATTTCCAAATAGATACATTCCACAAGAACATTAGCATAGAAACTTATGACGATATTCTATTCAACCAAGGTGTGATCCACCCGGTAAGGCAATTAGTATTGCCTCATGCCACAAATACAACAATCTATGATTTATTCGATGCCGCTGGGACACCTGAAATGATTGAATTTCTAGAAAAATTCTCCCATTCGTTATTACCAGAATTACATAACGGAGCCATTCTAGTCCCTACTGCCACATCCCTACTATTCGAAGGCATCGATATCAATTCCACATCTTTGGAAGAATTTCTCAAGATGCATGTAATTGTAGAGAATGCGACACAAAACTTGTTATCATGCATTCCAGGGACTCCATTAACAACTTTAAAATCGGGAGTCCAATTGGAATGCCGTCGGAGAAATTCGGAGTTTTGCTTCATCGGAATTTCCGGTCACGAGACATGGACCTCAGGTCACGAAGTACGAATCCTGCGCCGCGGTCACGCGCAAGGCACGTGGGTATTCTTAGTGGACCGGCCATTATCGTTACGCTGGCTACACGTGCCCCAATCGCGCTGGCCATTACAATTCTTATGGTCGTCGCCAGTGATGATGTGGATTACCGGATTAGGGGTGGCAGCCGCGTGTGCAGGAGCTGTCACGTGGTGCGTACTTCCCATGAGCAAACGTCACGTGGACACGCCACGTCACGTGCACGGGGAACAGCAGCCGCTGCTTACTTCTGGGCCAGGCCAAATTCAAAATCCAGATCTCATCAGTAGCAGCGAAATTGGCTATGCTGTGTCACCCGGCCAAGGGCTGGCCGCCAATTCGCACGGCGCTATCACGTCGGCCGATGTGTCCGAGTCTTGTtga
- the OLE1 gene encoding stearoyl-CoA 9-desaturase produces MLDDSSTKTESFSKRSTPEVGAGVQQKKIPSVNTEQANFVAAGLDKKTARVVNGLGSLMGTKKMVDVQNSNSKVDIHISEQPWTLNNWYLKLNWLNFVLVVLIPAAGFYVAFKQWIPIKRETVLFALFYYVYAGITITAGYHRLWAHRAYSARWPLRLFFAFFGSANVEGSIKWWGHSHRIHHRYTDTNKDPYDARKGLWYSHMGWMLVKPNPKYKARADISDLLEDPIVVFQHKHYIPLMFLSGFILPCLVCGYFFDDYKGGFLYAGIIRIFLIQQATFCINSLAHYLGAQPFDNRRTPRDNWITALVTFGEGYHNFHHEFPSDYRNAIKWYQYDPTKIFIFVSYIFGLSYNLQKFSNNAIQIGIIQQKIKQINKDKAALNWGPRLIDLPIWKVQDFVDNLETNPNLIVVSGIVHDITNYIDRHPGGQKLIKEARGKDATSVFNGGVYNHSNAANNVLATMRVAMLEDNLPQAFKFAKRRGEVYDEGKFMKNL; encoded by the coding sequence ATGCTGGACGATTCCTCTACAAAGACAGAATCCTTTTCAAAAAGATCCACTCCAGAAGTTGGTGCTGGAGTGcaacaaaaaaagattcCTTCAGTTAATACTGAGCAAGCCAATTTTGTGGCTGCTGGTTTGGACAAGAAGACTGCCCGTGTGGTGAACGGGTTAGGGTCGTTGATGGGGACCAAGAAGATGGTGGATGTGCAAAATTCCAACAGCAAGGTCGATATTCATATTTCTGAACAACCTTGGACTTTGAACAATTggtatttgaaattgaacTGGTTGAATTTTGTTCTTGTGGTTTTAATTCCTGCTGCTGGGTTCTACGTGGCTTTTAAGCAATGGATTCCTATCAAGAGAGAGACTGTCTTGTTTGCCTTGTTCTATTATGTGTATGCCGGTATTACCATTACTGCGGGTTATCACAGATTATGGGCTCATCGTGCTTATTCGGCTCGTTGGCCATTGCGTTTATTTTTCGCCTTTTTCGGGTCTGCTAACGTAGAAGGGTCTATTAAATGGTGGGGCCATTCTCACAGAATTCATCACCGTTATACTGATACCAATAAGGATCCATATGACGCTAGAAAAGGGTTATGGTATTCACACATGGGTTGGATGTTGGTGAAGCCAAATCCAAAATACAAGGCTAGAGCCGATATCAGTgatttattagaagatCCAATTGTTGTTTTCCAACACAAGCATTATATCCCATTGATGTTTCTTTCCGGGTTTATTTTGCCATGTTTGGTGTGTGGTTATTTTTTCGATGATTACAAAGGTGGTTTCTTGTACGCAGGCATTATCCGtatctttttaattcaacAAGCTACCTTCTGTATCAATTCTTTGGCTCATTATTTGGGTGCTCAACCGTTTGACAATAGAAGAACTCCAAGAGACAATTGGATCACTGCTTTGGTCACATTTGGTGAAGGTTATCACAATTTCCATCACGAATTCCCATCAGATTATAGAAACGCCATTAAATGGTACCAATATGACCCAACTAAGATTTTCATCTTTGTCTCTTACATCTTCGGTCTATCGTacaatttacaaaaattcTCCAATAACGCCATTCAAATCGGTATCATTCAACAAAAgattaaacaaattaataaagataaagcAGCTTTGAATTGGGGTCCAAGATTGATCGATTTGCCTATTTGGAAAGTCCAAGATTTCGTTGACAATTTGGAAACTAATCCAAACTTGATTGTTGTTTCAGGTATTGTTCATGATATTACCAATTACATCGATAGACACCCAGGTGGTCAAAAGTTGATTAAAGAAGCTAGAGGTAAAGATGCTACTAGTGTCTTTAACGGTGGTGTATACAACCATTCCAACGCAGCTAACAATGTCTTGGCTACAATGAGAGTTGCTATGTTGGAAGACAATTTACCACAAGCTTTCAAATTTGCAAAGAGAAGAGGTGAAGTTTATGATGAGGGCAAGTTtatgaagaatttataa
- the OST1 gene encoding dolichyl-diphosphooligosaccharide--protein glycotransferase subunit OST1 (similar to Saccharomyces cerevisiae OST1 (YJL002C); ancestral locus Anc_5.214): MLSNMWGSLTVIVTLLSSIISAELMNIPDSWENVNYNRIIDVSKSYTTEIFEVKVKNIGSTPTNEYYFALSKDIIENVSVFTASLTQNFQESFLNSSILKQGSITDGGFTIGYSLIIFPDDIQPNEEVTFLAKVIYNIAGKPYPEHIAMEDEQFLLLETNRLPLSIYPTSQSSLRVIGSNSFEEIDAPENQHLIGQNSENGFIFENWASIHALEIETPLKIRYSHNSPINKVYKLTRDVWLSNWANTIQFEESYELTNAGAKLNKGFSRFEYMRLASQNKQGHHRAIIEHILPSDSSDHYFTDLVGMVSTARVQNDHYFLKPRYPIFGGWNYNFTVGWTNSLPQFLHTSASDVEEFKNDNVYLLSVPALNGPLDTSYDIVELSIYLPEGAVIHEIDPPFPFIDLSIDTVKSYLDLGNGHVKITLKFQNLVDELSIANVFVKYSYSTTAMYKKPLSIACYVFVALISLFFLKQIDLKVTSTVH, translated from the coding sequence ATGTTGTCTAATATGTGGGGCTCACTAACTGTAATAGTTACTTTATTAAGTAGCATTATTTCAGCAGAGTTGATGAATATCCCTGATTCTTGGGAAAATGTCAATTATAATAGAATAATTGATGTTTCAAAAAGTTATACCAcagaaatttttgaagtgaaagttaaaaatatagGGTCAACTCCAacaaatgaatattattttgctCTTTCCAAAgatataatagaaaatgtaTCAGTTTTTACTGCTTCCTTAACtcaaaattttcaagaatCTTTCTTAAACTCTTCCATTTTAAAACAAGGTTCAATTACTGATGGAGGTTTCACTATTGgttattctttaattattttcccTGATGATATTCAACCAAATGAAGAAGTTACCTTCTTAGCAAAagttatttataatattgcTGGTAAACCTTATCCAGAACATATTGCTATGGAAGATGAACAATTCCTTTTACTTGAAACTAATAGATTACCGCTTTCAATTTATCCAACTTCTCAATCAAGTCTAAGAGTCATTGGTTCCAATTCTTTCGAAGAAATTGATGCTCCTGAAAATCAACATTTAATTGGTCAAAATTCTGAAAAtggatttatttttgagaATTGGGCTTCTATTCATGCTTTGGAAATTGAAACTcctttaaaaataagataTAGTCATAATTCTCcaattaataaagtttataaattaaCTAGAGATGTTTGGTTATCTAATTGGGCTAATACTATTCAATTTGAAGAATCATATGAATTAACTAATGCTGGtgcaaaattaaataaaggTTTTTCAAGATTCGAATATATGAGATTAGCAAGTCAAAATAAACAAGGTCATCATCGTGCAATTATTGAACATATTTTACCCTCCGATTCTTCAGATCATTATTTTACTGATTTGGTTGGTATGGTTTCAACAGCTCGTGTTCAAAACGAtcattatttcttaaaacCAAGATATCCAATTTTTGGTGGATggaattataattttactGTAGGTTGGACAAATTCTTTACCTCAATTTTTACATACTTCTGCTTCTGATGTGGAAGAATTTAAGAATGATAATGTTTATTTACTTTCGGTCCCTGCTTTGAATGGTCCATTAGATACAAGTTATGATATAGTAGAATTATCCATTTATTTGCCTGAAGGTGCCGTGATTCATGAAATTGATCCACCTTTCCCATTTATTGATTTGTCAATTGATACCGTGAAATCTTACTTAGATTTAGGTAATGGTCATGTTAAGATTACTTTaaaattccaaaatttAGTCGatgaattatcaattgCCAATGTCTTtgttaaatattcttattcAACCACCGCAATGTATAAGAAACCATTATCCATTGCTTGTTATGTGTTTGTTGCTTTAATCagtttgtttttcttaaaaCAAATTGATCTAAAAGTAACTTCTACTGTtcattga
- the PRE3 gene encoding proteasome core particle subunit beta 1 (similar to Saccharomyces cerevisiae PRE3 (YJL001W); ancestral locus Anc_5.216) encodes MNGIQVDINHLKKGEVSLGTSIMAVTFKDGVILGADSRTTMGSYIANRVTDKLTRVHDKIWCCRSGSAADTQAVADIVQYHLEVYTSQYGIPSTRTAASVFQSLCYENKDFLSAGIIVAGFDDKSEKGEVYSIPLGGSIHKQPYAIAGSGSAFIYGYCDKNYKPDMTKDETVEFMKHSLSQAIKWDGSSGGVIRLVVLTKSGVERLIFYPEDYENL; translated from the coding sequence ATGAATGGAATTCAAGTTGATATCaatcatttaaagaaaGGTGAAGTCAGTTTAGGTACATCTATTATGGCTGTTACATTTAAAGATGGGGTTATATTAGGAGCTGATTCACGTACCACTATGGGTTCATATATTGCTAATAGAGTTACAGATAAATTGACTAGAGTACACGATAAGATATGGTGTTGTAGATCCGGATCTGCTGCTGATACTCAAGCTGTTGCCGATATTgttcaatatcatttaGAAGTATATACATCTCAATATGGTATTCCAAGTACAAGAACTGCAGCATCAGTATTTCAAAGTTTATGttatgaaaataaagattttttaagTGCCGGTATTATTGTTGCTGGGTTTGATGATAAGTCAGAAAAAGGTGAAGTTTATAGTATACCATTGGGAGGTTCAATTCATAAACAACCTTATGCCATTGCTGGTTCTGGTTCTGCATTTATTTATGGTTATTGTGATAAGAACTATAAACCAGATATGACCAAAGATGAGACTGTTGAATTTATGAAACATTCCTTATCACAAGCAATTAAATGGGATGGATCATCAGGTGGTGTTATTAGATTAGTCGTATTAACCAAATCAGGTGTGGaaagattaattttttacccTGAAGATTACgaaaatttataa
- the PDR8 gene encoding Pdr8p (similar to Saccharomyces cerevisiae PDR8 (YLR266C) and YRR1 (YOR162C); ancestral locus Anc_6.60), with protein MNKTRKRRKIIKACVFCRKRKLKCDLTKPKCKQCSSRNLNCIYTNQYNFDLSDAELFANQPNIQLLNEIAKLKEKHQTQAQEPDKDINLQTINPYWQFKIQVFNNNTRSTFGPTSWRTAVSPPNQSFNSQYPEIWENLQPKLLKLKIQNDISLSNPELRLMQCPLVDSKNKNTSMLNELIHFLPNYYQLKLSIDSFFSKNQLMDFLKILNYKKISNDIHNYFLFDPTSNFKIKNIIIPDNGRNFYSIGIIILILIVEYYPQNQIPDIVERFLCVLTGINNNSSMNNYLEKIQFLLLKYFIDIFTSIDNSWSDNNCGNTEMVSQLIQLSLNLGLDDIDNWYKKKNDELSIDSNGNEIHLEFYKLKQIWLWVNFVDISIAFNIGRITMISNNYFNLANDNTGNSIHSRRTRILIEFLELSKNYINEINYKFTNPNLPNWQSKFIKFIDSNILPIKYYTDEESIYITDQFDTIILLPSLSMLTNMLTIEKYNGKYDKICKIKFHNTMSKFILITLKVCINVIIRSYIGKFEITSEYKSEFDLKDKLILTKTQMENKSLNIINFFISSSFQRIIAESYSLFFLRLASFERNDLLFLNNYIKHKTFNYKIINFNEDLTAVDKEEWTFMDTLKNFQTIIDHLNDSKYLDLQNCIKRSYSLNLSFAMEKIGRKLLDKGLETGVNSNIFIANLNLNLKDNSTNTSLKSQETNDNEHNMKIPNTNNATTTTTTYTSTNATTTNTTTTASSNSSIDINTIPDNSPQLISTDHQKQLQLENTNKFWSDYKEQVKALWDTDFQDLFK; from the coding sequence atgaataaaacaagaaagagaagaaaaattatcaaagcTTGTGTCTTTTGTCGAAAACGGAAATTGAAATGTGATTTGACTAAGCCCAAATGTAAACAATGCTCTTCtagaaatttaaattgCATATATACAAATCAATATAATTTCGATTTGTCAGATGCGGAATTATTTGCCAATCAACCAAATATACAactattaaatgaaatagccaaattaaaggaaaaaCATCAAACCCAAGCTCAAGAACCAGACAAAGATATAAACCTACAAACTATAAATCCTTATTGGCAATTTAAAATCCAAGTCTTTAATAACAATACCCGATCCACTTTTGGCCCTACTTCATGGCGAACTGCTGTTTCACCACCAAAccaatcttttaattctcAATATCCAGAGATTTGGGAAAATTTACAACCCaagttattaaaattgaaaatacaaaatgatatttctttatcCAATCCAGAATTAAGACTTATGCAATGTCCTTTAGTAGAtagcaaaaataaaaatacttcaatgttaaatgaattaattcatttcttaccaaattattatcaattaaaattatccatagattcatttttttctaaaaatcaattaatggattttttaaaaattttaaactataaaaaaatttcaaatgatatacataattattttcttttcgaTCCAAcatctaattttaaaattaaaaatattattattccaGATAATGgtagaaatttttattcgatcggtattatcattttaattctaattgtGGAATATTATCCTCAGAATCAAATTCCTGATATTGTAGAGAGATTTTTATGTGTCTTAACAGggataaataataattcatctatgaataattatttggaaaaaattcaatttttacttctgaaatattttattgatatttttacatcaattgataattcttGGTCTGATAATAATTGTGGTAATACTGAAATGGTTAGTCAATTGATTcaattatctttaaatttaggtttggatgatattgataattggtataaaaaaaaaaatgatgaacTATCTATAGACTCCAATGGTAATGAAATTCATTTAGAATTctataaattaaaacaaatttgGTTATGGGTTAATTTTGTGGATATTAGTATAGCATTTAATATTGGTAGAATCACAAtgatatcaaataattatttcaatttggctaatgataatactggtaattcaattcattCTAGAAGAACAAGAATACTTATAGAATTCCTTGAACTttccaaaaattatattaatgaaattaattataaatttacGAATCCAAATCTCCCCAATTGGcaatcaaaatttattaaatttattgattcaaatattttaccaataaaatattatacagATGAAGAATCAATTTATATTACTGATCAATTTGATACAATTATCTTATTACCATCATTATCTATGCTAACCAATATGTTAaccattgaaaaatataatggtaaatatgacaaaatttgtaaaattaaattccaTAATACTATGTcaaaattcattttaatCACATTAAAAGTTTGTATTAATGTCATTATAAGATCCTATATTGGAAAGTTTGAAATTACTTCCGAATATAAATCtgaatttgatttaaaagataagCTTATTCTTACTAAAACTCAAATGGAAAACAAATCATtgaatatcattaatttctttattagttCTTCATTCCAAAGAATCATTGCTGAATCATATAGTCTTTTTTTCCTTAGATTAGCTTCATTTGAACGAAAtgatttgttatttttaaataattatattaagcataaaacatttaattataaaataattaatttcaatgaGGACTTAACTGCAGttgataaagaagaatgGACTTTTATGGatactttaaaaaattttcaaactattattgatcatttaaatgattccaaatatttagatttaCAAAATTGTATTAAACGTTCTTATTCATTAAATCTATCATTTGCTATGGAAAAGATTGGTAGAAAATTACTTGATAAGGGGTTGGAGACAGGTGtgaattctaatatttttatagctaatttaaatttaaatctaaaaGACAATTCTACCAATACAAGTTTGAAAAGTCAAGAGACCAATGATAATGAGCATAATATGAAAATACccaatactaataatgctacaactactactactacgTACACTTCTACTAATgctactactactaataCCACTACTACTGCTAGTTCTAATAGTAGTATCGACATAAATACAATACCCGATAACTCGCCTCAATTAATCTCAACAGATCATCAAAAGCAATTACAATTGGAAAATACCAATAAATTTTGGAGTGACTATAAAGAACAAGTAAAAGCCTTATGGGACACCGATTTCCAAGAtctcttcaaataa